One Aegilops tauschii subsp. strangulata cultivar AL8/78 chromosome 2, Aet v6.0, whole genome shotgun sequence genomic window, TGTAGTTTCCAAAACCAAGGAAGTCCATCGCATTGTTCCCACAAGCAAACAGAGTGAAGATCAATTCTGCCAATCAGAAACCCTTTTGCACTCAACCGCAGCATCGCGCTACTGGGTTGGTGATCATAGGATGGCGAGGTGTGTTAGTGATAGGACGTTGCAAATTTATCTCATCCAATCTCGACTACACACAAGTGCTTCAATCGTCTCGATGCTCAGTGTGCTCTGGTGCTTTGGAATTACTGGCCCGCTGCTACTGAATGCTGCTTCAGATTGAACAGCAGATGCCGGCATCGCTAAGACGTCCCGGGCAATAGCAGCAAGTGTGGGGTACTTTGTTGTGTGTTCCATCCACCATTTAAGAATGTCGAAATCGTCTTTTCTTGGGACTAGAACCTCCCCAAGGTAGTCGTCAAGTTCTGAAGACATCCGGCAATTGAGATGGTCATCCCAATCTTCCAAaggatcatcatcatcatctgcATCCAGAGCTGCACTACCTAAAAGACGGACGCCACTCAGCTGATCCGTGGCATTGTAGTATTCATCGAAGAGTTcctggacagtatcatgtatttcaGAAAAGTAGCCAAGCGAGTCTGTGCTGTAAGCCTGTTGCAGGCGAAATTTTATGAAGCTCATCTTGAATCTTGGATCGAACACAACAGGTATTGACAGCCACACGTATGAGTTTTGCCAGTACTCATCAAACGCTTCCTGCATCTCCATGACCAGATTAGCAATCTCTGCATGATCGTTTGATGCTTCTTCTTGCAGAACTGTCCTCACTTTCCATACCTCGCTGAAGTATACATTTGCTGTCGGAGAGCTAGGGCTAGAAATTACTTCGATGACACGATAAAATGTCCTCAAAATCTTGCAAATAGACCAAGTAGCTGTCATATCTTCTGGAGACAGCACTTCTGCAGCAGGAAACAACTTGTTGAATTGCAACACAACTTCAAGCCTAAAATATAACTTGTGCCACCACTTGGCATCTTCTTGCGGACATTTCAAACTCATCTGTGAAATAACTTCCAGAAGCTGCTGTTGCATCGATGATGAAGATGCACATGCCCCAAAGAAGTCCTTTACTATGTCACCAACAAGGAAAAGCATATATGATCGTCCATCAGAAACAACACTGTTTAGCATATCGTCCACACAAGCAATGTTGTACAGCTTGCCTCTGATGGGAAGACACCTCTTCTTTATGAGCATCTCCTTGAGCTTCAAGGTATTTGCATCATTCTTAATTTCACCAACTGAAGTCAAGCTCAAAATCTTCTGGTCAAGATTCCAGTCTCTGATTGCATCCCATATGACATTGTATGATCCACTTTCCGACTCTGGAACACAAGCCTCCTTGCAGTGTATTATCCTTTCCAAATTAGTAGGTGAGCACCAATACATGCCGAATTTGATTACTAATCTGTGAATTTTCCAGTCTTCAGTAATAAAATGTGCTGTCAAACAGAGGTAATTTACTGCTGGCTCAGGTCCATCATGAGTCCAGATGCTTGCTGATAGCGAGATACGCTGGGAGGTAAGTGCAATTTCATCCTTGACGTTTATCTTCTTCTTCTGAAACAGAGCAAGTAAATGTTCTTCCATATCACTGAGAGAGACTTTGTTAGTCATGGGACTGATGTTCTTTAAAATTCTTCTCATATCTTCATTCTCCACAATTGACAAAGGATAACCATGCAAAGTTATCAATCTGGCGATATCTTGATAAGGTGAATCTTGACCAAACTTGCTGGTGCTTATGGCAGTTGCATTAGTCATAGACGAGGTCTTCTGTTTCTTCAGCCCTGTACCATCTGGTGCTGGTAGGGATAGATGATCTGCCACCACTTGAAGGGGCCGATAGGTGATGCCACTGGAGCTGCTAGCCCTGCGGAGCTTGCTAGAGCATTTTGAACCATCTGGTGCTGGTAGGGATAGATGATCTGCCACCATTTGAATGGGCCGATTGGTGATTCCACTGGAGCTGCTAGCCCTGCGTAGCTTGCTAGAGCATTTTGTACCATCTGGTGCTGGTAGGGATAGATGATCTGACACCACTTGAATGGGCCGATAGGTGATGCCACTGGAGCTGCTAGCCCTGCGGAGCTTGCTAGAGCATTTTGTGATTTGAGCTTTCCTGGCAGGCGAAGACTCCTCTCGCACCCTGGACTTCAATTTAGGTAGACTAGAACGGTTACCCTTCTGATGACTGCGGTCATGCCCATGTCGTTTTGAACAGGCTAGAGCATGTCGATTCAGATGGCCTCCATGTTTGCTGAGGCGCTTGTGGCAATGGATGCAATCTGCACCCTGCAGTTTCCCCTCAACGAAGATGGGTGTGAAACCCTCCCACATTTTTGACCTCAGTTTTAGGGGACTTACTGAGCCTATGTCGTCGATCGTCACTGCAATAATTTCATCAACCAAACATGTGCTGAAAACTGGATTAATTCCATTCACCAAAACCATGAATACAATACGAATAGCTACTTTGTGCCAGAGTTCAATTATCTTAATAAAGGAATATTTGTGTATCCAGATCTTAAACTACACACTGCTAACTAACAAATCACTACTATTAAAATTGACTGGACACCGTTAGCTAGGTAATGCATGGAACCTCGATAGGCAAAAATGGACATTCCATTTGGGAAGTAGGAATCTACTACTACTGAAGTGTGGTCTACACACGGAGCCAAGTAGAAGGTAATGGCATGGAGCCTGAATAGGCAAAAATGAACATACCAATTGGGAGGCAGGAATCCTGTGGCGACATCCACTCCGTCACTTGGGCCGACGTCGATTCCGGTTTGGCTGGGCAGGTTTTCAGATGCCGGCGCAGAAAGCTATCCCCATTGTAGCCGAGGCGGTTGTGGCAGTGGAGGCAGTCTGCAAACTGAACCTTCCCATTCAGATAGATCGGCTGGAACTCCTCCCAAATCGGCTGCAACTCCTCCCGGATCGGCTGCAACTCCTCCGGCGCCACCTTGGACTGATTCTTGAGCTTCTTTCTGAGTGAGATGTCAGCACCATCAAATTTGACCATTGCCTTCATGCTGCCATCCTTCTCATGCTTACCAGGATTCCCCATAGCTTCACAGGCACTCAGTTAAGTATGAAAAGAAATCACATATCAGTCCAAGAAGAAAGCATCACATAATCTCAGAAGTATGTAAGAAGAAATCCATATAGTTCCAAAAAGAAACCCTACATCGATCTGAGCACATGGCATCCTCCATAATTTCAAGACCAGAGGGACACATACATATACTTCTTGCCCGTCCGCCAAAATAAAAAAACACATACTTGAGGATTCAGTCTCCCGGCCTAAAACCTAGATTACCGAGCGCGAGCACCCCAACACTACCACAATCCGAAGCATCCTGCTAAGCGGAAACTTCTTCCAGGCACGAAATGTCACAGAACTCGACCAAAAATGGCACCTTTTGCTTCGCAGTATGTAGCAGAGCACAGCGCGCGAGGGTTTCTTGATAAGCGCGAGGGGAAACAGAGCAAGGGGAAAGCAAAGCAGAGCGACGGCGGGCTAACCTGAACCGCCGGGAAGCGATCGCCGACGCATGGTGTGTGGTCCCGCCGGAGAACCGCCGCTCCTCGGCGGGCTCGCCGGGCGCTTCCCCCCAATCTTTCCCTCTCTCCTTCAGTGGCGAGAATGGGCTTCCGCTTCCTGGAGGAGGAACCACCTACCCTAAAGACGAGATGCGTGCAGGAACTGGGCTGTGGCTTCTTGGTGGGTCGGCCCTGTTAAAACCCATATAATCTATTGGTTCGGCCTGGATTCAAGGCTGGATGGGCTTCTATTGGGTCAATCTCATTCTGTCTTCTTTTGATTTCGGCTTTTATTCTGtccttcaaaaaaaaaaactcttATTCTGGGCTTCCACTCACAGGTCCTTCTACATCACTATCTATACCATTATTATTTCTAAAACCATGTCACCTATTTTGGGATGGATGGAGTAAGTCGTATGTCAGGGTTTGCTCGGAGAACTGCAGCGGCCGCCGGAGAAATTCCGGTCCCTTCGCCTTTGGCTGCCATCTTGACGCTGAGAGGTGGAGGGTCTCGAATCTTTAAGAATTATGTTTTCGTCGTCAACATCTAGTGGTGATCATAGTTTTGTGTGAATAAAGTTaatcttttattttatttggcaaaTTCGATTATACAGATCTAATGAGTTTATGTTATTGTGTCAAGTTGTTTTTGCTGGTTTGATTATTTGTGAAGTTGGAATCTTACATCAACATTGTGATTTGTAGTGTGCACTTTGGTGGATCGTCTCTGGCCAAATACGTTATCACTCAAGGTTTTCCATCTTTTTGGATGGATGACTGAATGAGCTTTCAAAAACCTTTATTAGCAACCAAGTCCGTGTGGATGAAAGAGTGACAGTATCGATTTGCCAAAGTCTTGCAGAGACTGATAGCATAACAAAGATAATTTTAAAAGATTCCATTGCTTAATCATAAAAGGtactttatttatttattttggatATTAGATCCAAATCAATGTATTTGTAATAGATTAATAGTTATGGGCATGATTTTCTGGACGcctcagtttgattagtacacaCAAGTTTTCTATCATGATTAACATTCTTCCATTGTTTTGTTTTCTGAAAGGTCGGCGGTGTTTGGCCCATGAACATCTTCCGTTAACCCCGTGTTTAGGTATCACCGGAGAAGACGATTAGATTATTTGCCACACTATTAAGATTTAGGCCCTGTTCAGTGTCGCTCTGCTCCACACCTCCGCTCCCAAAGCTAGTGAAGTTGTAGTTCAAAATGATGGAGCTGTAATTTCCTCACTCCGCAGATTCTGGGAGTTGGTGGATTACCGAACAGGGTATTAGATGATTTGCCCCAGGTACTGACTTACAGGGCCCCATCAATCTTTGAGAGTGGTGGGGTGATCATCAAATGGGAAAGTAAAGTGTGGGTTAAGATCTAATTTCACATAGAGGCCAGCAAGAGCTTCATTTCTAGGCCGCCTCCGGCCGCCATGCCCCACACGGCGATTTGGCTGCAAGTTCAGTGACAATGTAATATTGAGCCATTGCATGTTCACATTGATTTGGTCCCTGTACAAATACATGCTCTCCTGTGTGTGTGCGATTCGGTCGTCTAATCTGGGATTTTCTTTCTTATTATCGGCAGCACAATGAAAGACATCACAAGAGTTACCCTTAACGAAAGCAACTCCTGTGAAGCTTAAATTCCACATCAATGCCTGGGTTTATTTCCACATACATGAGCTAGCTCGGGTGACTTCACTTCTGCGAGGTGGGCATGGAGAGAGAAACGCGCTGGGGAGACGACTCCTTCCACTGCTGCGTGATGGTCTTGATCTGGGTGAAGAACTGCACGCCCGCCTTGCCTGCGCAAGCATCCATGTTTACGGTGTTAGTTATGCCCAGATGAGACTCTAGGTAGTCTGCTGGAGAAGGATGATCAAGTGAGATTAGCAGGCGCACCGTAGAAATTCAAGTCTCCTGCGAAGGAAGCTTTGCTGCCCGTGAAGGAGAAGAATGGCAGGGGTACTGGGATTGGCACGTTGATACCCACCTACAAAGGAAAGCGATACATTGTGATTCATACGGGCAGTACTCTTCTAGGaaagttatatatatatatctaaatGTTCATGTGTGTGTTTAACTTCAGGTTATAttctactcccttcgtcccataatataagagcgttttttacactgcactagtgtaaaaaacgcttatattatgggacggagggagtaatatctAGCAAGAAACAATACACGACTAGGTTTGACATTTTCTCCAAAACGTTTTCAGACCTTGTAATGTAGGAGTACTACCCAACTACTAGCTTACACGATTAGGTAACTAATCCATCACAAATGCTATGCAGTACCTGGCCAGCTTCAATGTCCGTCTGAAATTTCCTTGCTGAGACACCAGATGTGGTAAAGATGGAAGCCCCATTGCCATACCTGAGGACGATTTGTAAATAAATCATTAAACTGCAACCAATGCTTTGCCTATATGAGCTCACAGGAGAGACAAAAATTACTTGTTTCTGTTTACAATTTGTATGGCATCATCTAGGCTCTCTGCCTGCAATTAATTGATAACACAATCAGCATAATAAAAATTTAATGGTGTCAAGAGAAGGAAACAAGTTTGTTATACCTTCATCAAGAGAAGAACTGGACCAAAAATTTCCTCCTGTTTCAAGTTTTCCAGGTTTCAATCAGATATAACAAGGCAAATGATCGTCCAATTCTATCTTGGGAAGGAAAAAGTGGGTACTCTTTTTAAAAATAATGTTAAAACTGATGCAAAGTAAACATTCTAAAAATACCTGGTAACACTTCATATCACCTTTAACATCAGCCAACACAGTTGGACCAATAAAGTTGCCATCCTCAAATTGAGGAACCTGCACAGCGCATAGCTATCAGGCATACCAGGAATTGCACACAGGCAGTTCAATAACTGAATTCTTAAAATTACCACAATCTCCCTCCCATCCAGCACAAGTCGAGCACCACTGTCAGCACCACTTTGGACTAACTTGCAGATGCGGTCCTTGGCCTATTGATACCAAACTGTTAGGGCACAAGATTCACCAAGAAAACAAAGGGCTCTAATACCAATCTAGAACTCCCTCCAGTTCCCAAAAAGCAGAAGTTTTGGTCATCGACATGGTCTACAACCACAACTCTGGTCACTGTTTTTCTGTATATAAGTCCTAACAAAATTATGATATCATGGAAGTACTTTTGAAGATAATTCCTAAGTTCTAATCCAAATATTTTAAAATATAGGTAGACAAAGCTTTTAAAGAGTCAAAACATCGACAATCTGTGAACTGGAGTAAGTGATATGAATCCTGA contains:
- the LOC109736829 gene encoding zinc finger BED domain-containing protein RICESLEEPER 2, translating into MRRRSLPGGSAMGNPGKHEKDGSMKAMVKFDGADISLRKKLKNQSKVAPEELQPIREELQPIWEEFQPIYLNGKVQFADCLHCHNRLGYNGDSFLRRHLKTCPAKPESTSAQVTEWMSPQDSCLPIVTIDDIGSVSPLKLRSKMWEGFTPIFVEGKLQGADCIHCHKRLSKHGGHLNRHALACSKRHGHDRSHQKGNRSSLPKLKSRVREESSPARKAQITKCSSKLRRASSSSGITYRPIQVVSDHLSLPAPDGTKCSSKLRRASSSSGITNRPIQMVADHLSLPAPDGSKCSSKLRRASSSSGITYRPLQVVADHLSLPAPDGTGLKKQKTSSMTNATAISTSKFGQDSPYQDIARLITLHGYPLSIVENEDMRRILKNISPMTNKVSLSDMEEHLLALFQKKKINVKDEIALTSQRISLSASIWTHDGPEPAVNYLCLTAHFITEDWKIHRLVIKFGMYWCSPTNLERIIHCKEACVPESESGSYNVIWDAIRDWNLDQKILSLTSVGEIKNDANTLKLKEMLIKKRCLPIRGKLYNIACVDDMLNSVVSDGRSYMLFLVGDIVKDFFGACASSSSMQQQLLEVISQMSLKCPQEDAKWWHKLYFRLEVVLQFNKLFPAAEVLSPEDMTATWSICKILRTFYRVIEVISSPSSPTANVYFSEVWKVRTVLQEEASNDHAEIANLVMEMQEAFDEYWQNSYVWLSIPVVFDPRFKMSFIKFRLQQAYSTDSLGYFSEIHDTVQELFDEYYNATDQLSGVRLLGSAALDADDDDDPLEDWDDHLNCRMSSELDDYLGEVLVPRKDDFDILKWWMEHTTKYPTLAAIARDVLAMPASAVQSEAAFSSSGPVIPKHQSTLSIETIEALVCSRDWMR